In a single window of the Pelagibacterium sp. 26DY04 genome:
- the hisS gene encoding histidine--tRNA ligase, with protein MAKNTALIEPRLPRGFVDSEPADLAAIEQMVAKIRHVYERYGFDPLQTPFLEYTETLGKFLPDTDRPNAGVFSVQDDDEQWMSLRYDLTAPLARYFAQNYQDLPKPFRSYRQGWVFRNEKPGPGRFRQFMQFDADTVGAAGPEADAEICMMMADTMDALGLAGKYVVRVNNRKVLDGVMQAIGVIDEAQKLTVLRAIDKLDKFGPEGVRLLLGEGRKDESGDFTEGAKLDADQSEAIIEMMSAARLDDLVDLEDDAGPDGFLDAEFRTPSLSKFKITPAFAEGFSELQAMAALFASAGYGPDRIKIDPSVVRGLEYYTGPVFEIELTFKVQNEKGQDVVFGSVGGGGRYDGLVSRFRNEETPATGFSIGVSRLASALKLTGNLEDRPVTGPVVVTVMEKDRIADYQKMVADLRNAGIRAELFLGSSKNMGKQMKYADKRNAPAVIIQGSDERAQGIVQIKDLAEGAEAAASIIDNAAWKTERPGQYSVPRAQMVDFVKQIPAVAAWMKANG; from the coding sequence ATGGCTAAGAACACTGCGCTCATCGAACCGCGCCTGCCGCGCGGCTTCGTCGATTCCGAACCGGCCGATCTCGCCGCCATCGAGCAGATGGTCGCGAAAATCCGGCATGTGTATGAGCGCTACGGCTTCGATCCCCTCCAGACCCCGTTTTTGGAATACACCGAAACGCTCGGAAAATTCCTGCCCGATACCGACCGTCCCAACGCCGGCGTCTTCTCGGTGCAGGACGATGACGAGCAATGGATGAGCCTGCGCTACGATCTCACCGCCCCGCTCGCCCGCTATTTCGCTCAGAACTATCAGGACCTCCCCAAGCCGTTCCGCTCCTACCGCCAGGGCTGGGTGTTCCGCAACGAAAAGCCGGGCCCCGGCCGCTTCCGCCAGTTCATGCAGTTCGACGCCGACACTGTAGGCGCCGCCGGCCCCGAAGCCGATGCGGAAATCTGCATGATGATGGCCGATACGATGGATGCCTTGGGATTGGCGGGGAAGTACGTCGTGCGGGTCAACAACCGCAAGGTGCTCGATGGCGTGATGCAGGCCATCGGCGTCATTGACGAAGCCCAGAAGCTCACCGTCCTCCGCGCCATCGATAAGCTCGACAAATTCGGCCCCGAAGGCGTCCGCCTTCTCCTCGGTGAGGGCCGCAAGGATGAGAGCGGCGACTTCACCGAAGGCGCCAAGCTCGACGCTGATCAGTCCGAAGCCATCATCGAGATGATGAGCGCGGCACGCCTCGACGATCTCGTCGATCTCGAGGATGATGCAGGCCCCGATGGTTTCCTCGATGCCGAGTTCAGGACGCCATCGCTATCGAAATTCAAGATTACCCCGGCCTTTGCTGAAGGGTTCTCCGAACTGCAAGCCATGGCCGCGCTGTTCGCCTCTGCCGGCTACGGCCCCGACCGTATCAAGATCGACCCCTCCGTCGTCCGCGGCCTCGAATATTACACTGGCCCTGTCTTCGAAATCGAACTCACCTTCAAGGTCCAGAACGAAAAGGGCCAGGATGTCGTCTTCGGCTCGGTTGGCGGCGGTGGCCGTTACGACGGCCTCGTCTCGCGCTTCCGCAATGAGGAAACCCCGGCCACCGGCTTTTCCATCGGCGTCTCCCGTCTCGCTTCGGCGCTGAAACTCACCGGCAACCTTGAGGACCGGCCCGTAACCGGCCCCGTGGTCGTCACCGTGATGGAAAAGGATCGCATCGCCGACTACCAGAAAATGGTCGCCGATCTCCGCAACGCCGGCATCCGCGCCGAACTGTTCCTGGGTTCCTCCAAGAACATGGGCAAGCAGATGAAATACGCCGACAAGCGCAACGCTCCGGCCGTCATCATCCAGGGCTCGGACGAGCGCGCGCAGGGCATCGTCCAGATCAAGGATTTGGCCGAAGGCGCCGAAGCCGCCGCTTCCATCATCGACAACGCCGCCTGGAAAACCGAACGCCCCGGCCAATATTCGGTCCCGCGCGCCCAGATGGTCGATTTCGTCAAACAGATCCCCGCCGTCGCCGCCTGGATGAAGGCAAACGGGTGA
- a CDS encoding ATP phosphoribosyltransferase regulatory subunit produces MSANTRRAALHALISAPGVTVSTPPILIPPAAYFDLAGEELGARMILTQGPDGSEFCLRPDFTLPIAIEHIATGAATPAAYGYLGPVFRQRADGPAEFDQGGLELLALPDADAALGRVIAFARAVIDIYDVTAPIIRMGDIDLFETILAACDMPDVWRPRIRARYGHPEAMTGLLDRLADPKPPAAGPAGLPEGDIAEWVRELMLTNGLSLTESRSPEEIAQRYLEKQALEAAHVPGQTIDLLRNYLAISGPADKALAAIESLASATGINLAAALATTRRRLAQLRDGLSGHVLFDAGFSPRLDYYTGITFEVTGAGGLVLVSGGQYDRLLRRLGAPEDIPAVGCAVWADRLEAEVQ; encoded by the coding sequence ATGTCCGCTAACACCCGCCGCGCCGCCCTCCACGCCCTCATCTCCGCCCCTGGCGTCACGGTCTCCACCCCGCCCATCCTCATCCCGCCCGCTGCTTATTTCGACCTCGCCGGCGAGGAACTTGGCGCGCGCATGATCCTGACCCAGGGCCCGGACGGCTCGGAATTCTGCCTGCGCCCCGATTTCACCCTGCCCATCGCCATCGAGCACATCGCGACCGGCGCGGCCACCCCCGCCGCCTACGGTTATCTCGGGCCGGTCTTCCGCCAGCGCGCCGACGGCCCCGCCGAATTCGACCAGGGCGGCCTCGAACTCCTGGCGCTCCCCGATGCCGACGCCGCGCTCGGCCGAGTCATCGCCTTCGCCCGCGCCGTGATCGACATCTACGACGTCACCGCCCCCATCATCCGCATGGGCGATATCGATCTCTTCGAAACCATCCTTGCCGCCTGCGACATGCCCGATGTCTGGCGCCCGCGCATCCGCGCCCGCTATGGCCACCCCGAGGCCATGACCGGCCTGCTCGATCGCCTGGCCGATCCAAAACCCCCCGCCGCCGGTCCCGCCGGCCTGCCCGAAGGCGACATCGCCGAGTGGGTGCGCGAGCTGATGCTCACCAATGGGCTCAGCCTCACCGAAAGCCGCAGCCCCGAGGAGATCGCCCAGCGCTACCTCGAAAAGCAGGCGCTCGAAGCCGCCCATGTCCCCGGCCAAACCATCGACCTCTTGCGCAATTATCTCGCCATATCCGGCCCGGCCGATAAAGCGCTCGCCGCTATCGAAAGCCTCGCCTCGGCCACCGGGATAAATCTTGCGGCAGCCCTCGCGACCACCCGCCGCCGCTTGGCCCAGCTTCGCGATGGTCTCTCGGGCCATGTGCTGTTCGATGCCGGCTTCTCCCCGCGCCTCGATTATTACACCGGCATCACCTTCGAGGTGACCGGGGCAGGGGGGCTGGTTCTGGTCTCGGGCGGGCAATATGACCGCCTGCTGCGCCGCCTCGGCGCGCCCGAAGATATCCCCGCCGTCGGCTGCGCCGTCTGGGCCGATCGTCTCGAAGCGGAGGTGCAATGA
- the hisG gene encoding ATP phosphoribosyltransferase: MMSTIMLALPSKGRIQEEAIAVFEKAGLPIERPGGARSYLGEMAAMPDVVVRFLSASEIARELIRGTIDIGITGEDLIHESAETGPQQVEIVKRLGFGRADAVVAVPDSWIDVTAMADLSDVAADFRARHGRWLKVATKFVNLTRRHFARHGIAEYRIVESLGATEAAPASGAADLIVDITTTGSTLRANGLRVLEDGVMLKSESLLVVARNAEWHAGKLATLNMLLQPLGAAAFS; the protein is encoded by the coding sequence ATGATGAGCACCATCATGCTCGCGCTACCCTCCAAGGGCCGCATCCAGGAAGAAGCCATCGCCGTCTTCGAAAAGGCCGGCCTTCCCATCGAACGCCCCGGCGGCGCGCGCTCCTATCTGGGCGAAATGGCCGCCATGCCCGACGTGGTCGTCCGTTTCCTCTCGGCCTCCGAGATCGCCCGCGAACTCATTCGCGGCACCATTGATATCGGCATCACCGGCGAGGATCTGATCCACGAATCCGCCGAGACCGGCCCGCAACAGGTGGAAATCGTCAAGCGCCTCGGCTTCGGCCGCGCCGATGCGGTGGTGGCCGTTCCCGATAGCTGGATCGACGTCACGGCGATGGCCGACCTCTCCGACGTCGCCGCCGATTTCCGCGCCCGCCATGGCCGCTGGCTGAAGGTGGCGACCAAATTCGTCAACTTGACCCGCCGGCATTTCGCCCGCCACGGCATCGCCGAATACCGGATCGTGGAAAGCCTGGGCGCCACTGAAGCCGCCCCCGCTTCCGGCGCGGCCGATCTCATCGTCGATATCACCACCACCGGCTCGACCCTGCGCGCCAACGGCCTGCGCGTGCTCGAGGATGGCGTGATGCTCAAAAGCGAATCCCTGCTGGTCGTCGCCCGCAATGCCGAATGGCACGCCGGCAAGCTGGCCACCCTGAACATGCTCCTCCAACCCCTCGGCGCCGCCGCGTTCTCCTAA
- a CDS encoding DoxX family protein: MTSLQTYLPTAGRILLAVIFILAGFNKIPAIEGNVGYMEAYGVPGILIWPTIIVEIVGGLMLAFGFKARWAAAALAAFTLLSALIFHTDFADANQMTAFMKNLAITGGMLYVIAFGAGALSVDERRG; this comes from the coding sequence ATGACGTCGCTTCAGACCTATCTTCCGACCGCCGGGCGCATTCTGCTCGCGGTTATCTTCATTCTTGCCGGGTTCAACAAGATCCCCGCCATCGAGGGCAATGTGGGCTATATGGAAGCCTATGGCGTGCCCGGCATTCTGATCTGGCCCACCATCATCGTCGAAATCGTCGGCGGGCTGATGCTGGCCTTTGGCTTTAAGGCCCGTTGGGCGGCAGCGGCGCTGGCCGCCTTCACGCTGCTTTCGGCGCTGATCTTCCACACCGACTTTGCCGATGCCAACCAGATGACCGCGTTCATGAAGAACCTCGCGATCACCGGCGGCATGCTCTACGTCATCGCGTTTGGCGCGGGTGCGCTGTCGGTGGACGAGCGCAGGGGGTGA
- a CDS encoding TSUP family transporter, translating to MFDIWVLLALGGVGVVAGFVDAVAGGGGMITIPALISAGLPPVTALATNKAQSIVGTTMAAYTYWRKGYVSLLSLVPSMAAAFAGSFLGAIVLKQVDTSALEIAVPVAIIAVALYFTLSPSIKDIDGAARLDFSTFVPVFAFVIGFYDGIFGPGTGSFFILAFVALFGLSAARASAHTKVLNVTSNFAALSFFVFAGDVMWPVAAVMAAGQVLGGYLGAITGIRFGAKVIRPLVVVVSIALAIKLLFFP from the coding sequence GTGTTCGATATCTGGGTCCTTCTCGCCCTGGGCGGCGTTGGCGTCGTCGCCGGTTTCGTCGATGCCGTGGCGGGCGGCGGGGGCATGATCACCATTCCCGCCCTGATTTCGGCCGGCCTGCCGCCCGTCACGGCGCTGGCCACCAACAAGGCCCAGTCCATCGTCGGCACCACTATGGCCGCCTACACCTACTGGCGCAAAGGCTATGTCTCCCTGCTGTCGCTGGTGCCCTCCATGGCCGCCGCCTTCGCCGGCTCGTTCCTCGGGGCCATCGTTCTCAAGCAGGTCGATACCTCGGCGCTCGAAATCGCCGTTCCGGTGGCCATCATCGCCGTGGCGCTCTATTTCACCCTCTCGCCCTCGATCAAGGATATCGACGGCGCGGCGCGGCTCGATTTTTCCACCTTCGTGCCCGTCTTTGCCTTCGTGATCGGCTTTTACGATGGCATTTTCGGTCCGGGCACCGGCTCGTTCTTCATCCTGGCCTTCGTCGCCCTGTTCGGCCTCTCGGCTGCGCGCGCCTCGGCGCACACGAAGGTGCTCAACGTCACGTCCAATTTCGCGGCGCTGAGCTTTTTCGTCTTTGCGGGCGATGTCATGTGGCCGGTTGCCGCCGTCATGGCCGCCGGCCAGGTGCTGGGCGGCTATCTCGGCGCCATCACCGGCATCCGCTTCGGCGCGAAAGTCATCCGCCCACTGGTGGTCGTGGTCTCCATCGCCCTGGCCATCAAGCTCTTGTTCTTTCCCTAA
- a CDS encoding sulfite exporter TauE/SafE family protein: protein MSGDFILFAVVGFLAQLIDGALGMAYGVISSTVLLSLGVSPAYASATAHAAEVFTTAASATSHVAHRNIDWRLFWRLAPAGVLGGVLGAYLLTSVDGSVARPFVTAYLTIMGCFILYRAFRGVSPGLDPKTHFVAPLGVVGGFADAAGGGGWGPVVTSTLVGSGGKPRYVIGTVNAAEFLLASSISAAFLFALLSGHWEEAGELVDHAWSVAGLVVGGLMAAPLAGLVVKRVPTRGLMYAVGILVICLAGYQTWEMLAG from the coding sequence ATGAGTGGGGATTTCATACTGTTCGCGGTGGTCGGCTTTCTGGCCCAGCTCATCGATGGGGCGCTGGGGATGGCCTATGGGGTGATCAGTTCGACGGTGCTGCTGAGTCTCGGCGTGTCGCCCGCCTATGCCTCGGCGACGGCGCATGCGGCAGAGGTGTTTACCACGGCGGCTTCGGCCACCAGCCATGTGGCGCATCGCAATATCGACTGGAGATTGTTCTGGCGCCTGGCACCGGCTGGTGTTTTGGGCGGCGTGCTGGGGGCGTATCTGTTGACCAGCGTCGATGGCAGCGTGGCGCGGCCGTTCGTTACCGCCTATCTGACCATCATGGGGTGCTTCATCCTCTATCGCGCGTTCCGAGGCGTATCGCCAGGGCTCGACCCCAAGACCCATTTCGTTGCGCCGCTGGGCGTTGTCGGCGGATTTGCCGACGCGGCGGGCGGAGGCGGATGGGGACCGGTGGTGACCTCCACCTTGGTGGGCTCGGGCGGCAAGCCGCGCTATGTGATCGGGACTGTCAACGCCGCCGAGTTCCTGCTGGCCTCGTCCATTTCGGCGGCGTTTCTGTTCGCGCTGCTTTCGGGCCACTGGGAGGAAGCGGGCGAACTCGTCGATCATGCATGGTCGGTGGCAGGGCTCGTCGTGGGCGGGCTGATGGCCGCGCCGCTGGCCGGGCTGGTGGTCAAGCGCGTGCCCACGCGCGGGCTGATGTATGCGGTGGGCATATTGGTGATCTGTCTCGCCGGATATCAGACCTGGGAGATGCTGGCCGGTTAG
- a CDS encoding DUF1428 domain-containing protein — protein sequence MPYIEGFVAAVPTANKDVYLKHSREAAEYFKKLGATRHVECWGDDVPKGEVTDFFGAVKARDDETVVFSWVEYPDKATRDAANQKMSEDPNMTGTDMPFDGKRMIWGGFTVLMDE from the coding sequence ATGCCCTATATCGAAGGATTTGTTGCCGCAGTTCCCACGGCAAATAAGGACGTCTATCTCAAGCACTCAAGGGAAGCCGCCGAGTACTTTAAAAAGCTCGGCGCTACCCGGCACGTCGAATGCTGGGGAGACGATGTCCCCAAAGGCGAGGTCACCGATTTCTTTGGCGCCGTGAAGGCCAGGGATGACGAGACAGTCGTGTTCAGTTGGGTCGAATATCCCGACAAGGCCACCCGGGATGCCGCCAACCAGAAGATGTCGGAAGATCCCAACATGACCGGCACGGACATGCCGTTCGATGGCAAACGCATGATCTGGGGCGGGTTCACCGTCCTCATGGACGAGTAG
- the groL gene encoding chaperonin GroEL (60 kDa chaperone family; promotes refolding of misfolded polypeptides especially under stressful conditions; forms two stacked rings of heptamers to form a barrel-shaped 14mer; ends can be capped by GroES; misfolded proteins enter the barrel where they are refolded when GroES binds), with translation MSAKDVKFSTDARDKMVRGVNILANAVKVTLGPKGRNVVIEKSFGAPRITKDGVTVAKEIELEDKFENMGAQMLRTVASKTNDIAGDGTTTSTVLAQAIVNEGVKAVAAGMNPMDLKRGIDLAVGEVVEKLASKAVKISNSSEVAQVGTISANGEKEIGEMIANAMQKVGNEGVITVEEAKTAETELDVVEGMQFDRGYLSPYFVTNTEKMVAQLDDPLILLHEKKLSNLQALLPVLEAVVQSQRPLLIIAEDVEGEALATLVVNRLRGGLKVAAVKAPGFGDRRKAMLEDIAILTGGQVISEDLGIKLENVTLDMLGTAKRVEISKENTTIVDGAGSKDDIEGRVNQIKAQIEETTSDYDREKLQERLAKLAGGVAVIRVGGATEVEVKERKDRVDDALNATRAAVEEGIVPGGGVALLRASSNLAAKGANADQEAGIAIVRRALQEPVRQIANNAGDEGSVVVGKILDNGDDKYGYDAQTGEYGDLIQMGIIDPVKVVRTALQDAASVAGLLVTTEAMVAELPKEAAPAMPAGGGMGGMGGMDF, from the coding sequence ATGTCCGCCAAAGACGTAAAGTTCTCGACCGACGCCCGCGACAAGATGGTGCGCGGCGTCAACATCCTGGCCAATGCGGTCAAGGTGACCCTGGGCCCCAAGGGCCGCAACGTGGTGATTGAAAAGAGCTTCGGCGCTCCGCGCATCACCAAGGACGGCGTGACGGTTGCCAAGGAAATCGAACTTGAAGACAAGTTCGAGAACATGGGCGCGCAGATGCTGCGCACCGTCGCTTCCAAGACCAACGACATCGCCGGTGACGGCACCACCACCTCCACGGTTCTGGCCCAGGCCATCGTCAACGAAGGCGTCAAGGCCGTCGCTGCCGGCATGAACCCGATGGATCTCAAGCGCGGCATCGACCTGGCCGTGGGCGAAGTTGTCGAAAAGCTCGCTTCGAAAGCCGTCAAGATCTCGAACTCCTCGGAAGTCGCACAGGTCGGCACCATTTCCGCCAATGGCGAAAAGGAAATCGGCGAGATGATCGCCAACGCCATGCAGAAGGTCGGCAATGAAGGCGTCATCACCGTCGAGGAAGCCAAGACTGCCGAGACCGAACTCGACGTCGTCGAAGGCATGCAGTTCGACCGTGGGTACCTCTCGCCCTATTTCGTGACCAACACCGAAAAGATGGTCGCCCAGCTCGATGATCCGCTCATCCTGCTGCACGAAAAGAAGCTCTCCAACCTCCAGGCCCTGCTGCCGGTTCTCGAAGCCGTGGTGCAGAGCCAGCGTCCGCTGCTGATCATCGCCGAGGACGTTGAAGGCGAAGCGCTGGCGACCCTGGTGGTCAACCGTCTGCGCGGTGGTCTCAAGGTTGCCGCCGTCAAGGCTCCGGGCTTCGGCGATCGCCGCAAGGCCATGCTCGAGGACATCGCGATCCTCACCGGTGGCCAGGTGATCTCGGAAGACCTCGGCATCAAGCTCGAAAACGTCACCCTCGACATGCTCGGCACCGCAAAGCGCGTCGAGATCTCCAAGGAAAACACCACCATCGTCGATGGCGCTGGCTCCAAGGACGACATCGAAGGCCGCGTGAACCAGATCAAGGCGCAGATCGAGGAAACCACCTCGGACTACGACCGCGAAAAGCTCCAGGAACGCCTGGCCAAGCTCGCTGGCGGCGTTGCCGTGATCCGCGTCGGCGGTGCCACGGAAGTGGAAGTGAAGGAACGCAAGGACCGCGTCGACGACGCGCTCAACGCGACCCGCGCTGCCGTTGAAGAAGGCATCGTTCCGGGCGGCGGCGTCGCCCTGCTGCGCGCTTCGTCCAACCTCGCCGCCAAGGGCGCCAACGCCGATCAGGAAGCCGGTATCGCCATCGTGCGCCGCGCGCTTCAGGAGCCGGTCCGTCAGATCGCCAACAATGCCGGCGACGAAGGCTCGGTGGTCGTGGGCAAGATCCTCGACAACGGCGACGACAAGTATGGTTACGACGCCCAGACCGGCGAATATGGCGACCTGATCCAGATGGGCATCATCGACCCCGTCAAGGTGGTCCGCACCGCTCTGCAGGACGCCGCCTCGGTTGCCGGCCTTCTGGTCACCACCGAAGCCATGGTTGCCGAACTGCCCAAGGAAGCTGCTCCGGCAATGCCGGCCGGCGGCGGAATGGGCGGCATGGGCGGCATGGATTTCTAA
- a CDS encoding co-chaperone GroES yields the protein MSFRPLHDRVVVRRVDSEEKTAGGIIIPDTAKEKPSEGVIVSVGPGARDESGKVTPLDVKAGDRVLFGKWSGTEVKIGGEDLLIMKESDIMGVIEA from the coding sequence ATGAGCTTCCGTCCCCTGCATGACCGCGTTGTGGTCCGGCGCGTCGACAGCGAGGAAAAGACCGCTGGCGGCATCATCATCCCCGACACCGCAAAGGAAAAGCCCTCAGAGGGCGTGATCGTTTCGGTTGGCCCGGGCGCCCGCGACGAAAGCGGCAAGGTGACCCCGCTTGACGTGAAGGCCGGCGACCGCGTGCTGTTCGGCAAGTGGAGCGGCACCGAAGTCAAGATCGGCGGCGAAGACCTGCTGATCATGAAAGAGTCCGACATCATGGGCGTGATCGAAGCCTGA
- a CDS encoding glycosyltransferase family 2 protein encodes MTALAPHDSLAAQWTAPTLSVVVPTFNERDNIGPLIEKLEAALAGIAFEVIVVDDDSPDGTAELAKSIALEKPHVRCIHRVGRRGLSSACIEGMASSAAEFVAVIDADHQHDETILPQMLQKVREGADIAVGSRYTGEGSSQSGFSAGRQMGSSIATRLSGILTGKSLSDPMSGFFLLRRSLFSRIVPSLSREGFKILLDIIATANRTLGGKLAIAEVPYSFRPRHAGESKMSPLIVAQFLGLIVSQISRGFLPTSFLLFALVGASGVVVHMAVLTFVFEGLDFNFANSQLVATLIAMTTNYVLNNELTYADKKLRGARFWTGLLSFYVVCSFGAIANISVASVLFEANLANFFIAGIAGVVMSVVFNYAVTRVFTWR; translated from the coding sequence ATGACTGCTCTTGCCCCCCACGATTCGCTTGCCGCCCAGTGGACGGCGCCGACCCTTTCGGTGGTCGTTCCCACTTTCAACGAGCGCGACAATATCGGCCCGCTGATCGAAAAGCTCGAGGCCGCCCTCGCCGGCATCGCCTTCGAGGTGATCGTCGTCGACGACGACAGCCCCGACGGCACCGCCGAACTCGCCAAGTCCATCGCGCTGGAAAAACCGCATGTGCGCTGCATCCACCGTGTCGGGCGCCGCGGCCTTTCCTCGGCCTGCATCGAAGGCATGGCTTCCTCGGCCGCCGAATTCGTCGCCGTCATCGATGCCGACCACCAGCATGACGAAACCATCCTGCCCCAGATGCTGCAAAAGGTCCGCGAGGGCGCCGATATCGCCGTGGGCTCGCGCTATACGGGCGAGGGGAGTTCGCAATCGGGCTTTTCCGCCGGCCGCCAGATGGGCTCGAGCATCGCCACGCGCCTTTCGGGCATCCTCACGGGCAAGTCGCTGTCCGATCCCATGAGCGGCTTTTTCCTCCTCCGCCGCTCCCTGTTCAGCCGGATCGTGCCCTCCCTGTCGCGGGAAGGCTTCAAGATCCTGCTCGACATCATCGCCACCGCCAACCGCACCTTGGGCGGTAAGCTGGCGATCGCCGAAGTGCCCTACAGCTTCCGTCCGCGCCATGCGGGCGAAAGCAAGATGAGTCCCCTGATCGTTGCCCAGTTCCTCGGGCTGATCGTCTCCCAGATCTCGCGCGGCTTTCTCCCCACCAGCTTCCTGCTGTTCGCCCTGGTGGGCGCGTCCGGGGTCGTCGTGCACATGGCGGTTTTGACCTTCGTTTTCGAAGGGCTCGATTTCAACTTCGCCAACAGCCAGTTGGTGGCGACCCTCATCGCCATGACCACCAATTATGTGCTCAACAACGAACTGACCTACGCCGACAAGAAGCTGCGCGGCGCCCGCTTCTGGACCGGGCTTTTGAGCTTCTACGTCGTGTGCAGCTTCGGCGCGATCGCCAACATCTCGGTCGCCAGCGTCCTGTTCGAAGCCAACCTCGCCAATTTCTTCATCGCCGGCATCGCGGGGGTGGTGATGAGCGTCGTCTTCAACTACGCCGTCACCCGCGTCTTCACATGGCGGTAG
- a CDS encoding glycosyltransferase family 39 protein, with protein MMPTNPRIGPFTPFQATLILIAVTFVLRLIGAALIGWGTGEAYYLASARQFHLSYFDQPPLSLWTIWATLQLTGSESLLVIRLPFVAMFAVSTWLVFDITRRIHTPLAGFYAALIVNACVLFSLSIGSWTQPDAPMLLFWLATTRVLVEIFFGAGAKRPYLYWGLAGLFLGLTFLSKYHAAFLVAGTGLFILSNSTQRRWLTHGAPWLALAIALVIFSPVIIWNAQNDWASFGFQGGRALAESELRWNGLIRMIWGQLLYMVPWLAIPALYIGGKALAAGPRGQFPSGTVPGAAALFAYIGWPPIVFFTLVALWSDTQFHFHWQAPGYLMLFMLMGAWAANREGRGVRIWLYGSAVVTLAILTLLVSHAATGWARTVFPGDWEDPTALQLPWTELGETLADRGAFGQGELFVAGINWIDCGYVDTQVAGRLPFACFGDDTRNLGFNFDPGAHTGWNAYIVDQTGGPDRVIEAYGDRFETIEHLETLTVSRNGVVELTDIQLFYAEGFAGR; from the coding sequence ATGATGCCCACTAACCCCCGCATCGGCCCCTTCACCCCCTTCCAGGCAACCCTCATCCTCATCGCCGTCACCTTCGTCCTCCGCCTCATTGGCGCGGCGCTGATCGGCTGGGGCACGGGCGAGGCCTACTACCTGGCGTCGGCACGCCAGTTCCACCTCTCCTATTTCGACCAGCCCCCTCTCTCGCTCTGGACCATCTGGGCAACGCTGCAATTGACCGGTTCGGAAAGCCTGCTGGTCATCCGCCTGCCGTTCGTTGCCATGTTCGCGGTCTCCACCTGGCTCGTGTTCGACATCACCCGCCGCATCCACACCCCGCTCGCCGGGTTCTATGCGGCGCTGATCGTCAATGCCTGCGTGCTGTTCTCGCTCTCGATCGGCTCCTGGACCCAGCCCGACGCGCCCATGCTGCTGTTCTGGCTCGCCACGACCCGCGTGCTGGTCGAAATCTTCTTCGGCGCCGGCGCCAAACGTCCCTACCTTTATTGGGGCCTCGCCGGCCTCTTCCTCGGCCTCACCTTCCTTTCCAAATACCACGCAGCCTTCCTCGTCGCCGGCACCGGCCTGTTCATCCTCTCCAACTCCACCCAGCGCCGCTGGCTCACCCACGGCGCCCCCTGGCTTGCCCTCGCCATCGCGCTGGTGATCTTCTCCCCCGTGATCATTTGGAACGCCCAGAACGATTGGGCGTCCTTCGGCTTCCAGGGCGGCCGCGCCCTCGCCGAATCCGAATTGCGCTGGAACGGGCTCATCCGCATGATCTGGGGCCAGCTCCTCTATATGGTCCCCTGGCTCGCCATCCCCGCCCTCTATATCGGCGGCAAGGCGCTCGCCGCCGGCCCGCGCGGCCAGTTCCCCTCGGGCACCGTGCCGGGCGCGGCCGCGCTGTTCGCCTATATCGGCTGGCCACCCATCGTCTTTTTCACCCTCGTCGCGCTCTGGAGCGATACTCAGTTCCACTTCCACTGGCAGGCTCCGGGCTATCTCATGCTCTTCATGCTGATGGGCGCCTGGGCGGCCAACCGTGAGGGCAGGGGTGTGCGCATCTGGCTCTATGGCTCGGCGGTCGTCACCCTCGCTATCCTCACGCTTCTGGTCTCCCACGCCGCCACCGGGTGGGCGCGCACCGTCTTCCCCGGCGATTGGGAAGACCCTACCGCCCTCCAGCTCCCCTGGACCGAGCTGGGCGAAACCCTTGCCGATCGCGGCGCCTTCGGCCAGGGCGAGTTGTTCGTCGCCGGCATCAACTGGATCGATTGCGGCTATGTCGACACGCAAGTCGCCGGCCGTCTCCCCTTCGCCTGCTTTGGCGACGACACCCGCAATCTCGGCTTCAATTTCGACCCCGGCGCCCATACCGGCTGGAACGCCTACATCGTCGACCAGACCGGCGGCCCCGATCGCGTCATCGAAGCCTATGGCGACCGCTTCGAAACCATCGAGCACCTCGAAACCCTCACCGTCTCCCGCAACGGCGTTGTGGAGTTGACCGACATCCAGCTTTTCTACGCCGAGGGTTTCGCCGGTCGGTAG
- a CDS encoding YetF domain-containing protein has translation MKRERVTHDEALSAVRAAGGQDISSVRYLFLESDGTISAALRNTATHLP, from the coding sequence ATGAAACGGGAGCGGGTCACCCATGACGAGGCGCTCAGTGCGGTGCGTGCAGCCGGAGGACAGGACATTTCAAGCGTTCGGTACCTGTTTCTTGAGAGCGACGGTACGATAAGCGCCGCGCTTCGCAACACTGCAACGCACCTTCCCTAA